A stretch of Toxoplasma gondii ME49 chromosome V, whole genome shotgun sequence DNA encodes these proteins:
- a CDS encoding hypothetical protein (encoded by transcript TGME49_213590) — protein sequence MLSSACSMDWLWWGGFSAERTRPARVACAKSPTPSRRRFCKTGTAAQASGTQRQADHPKFGRASFISAAEKSRMAAPQRAARLKAARDCSSVTSSSTVKEGRVKQATKGSSRFHRASRRPAVGCVYLASRRSQYFRVYIELCTRVCAYTGGWIGTHWSMQLCLTNDAGTPEARKRAVRASSGRFSVRVKSYTRKRWFVNAKDCQSLLISPL from the coding sequence GTGGTGGGGCGGGTTTTCCGCGGAGCGTACACGACCGGCGCGAGTTGCGTGCGCCAAGTCTCCTACTCCGTCAAGGAGACGGTTCTGCAAAACTGGGACCGCTGCACAGGCAAGTGGGACACAGAGGCAAGCAGACCACCCAAAGTTCGGGAGGGCGTCGTTTATTTCAGCGGCGGAGAAGAGTCGGATGGCGGCGCCACAACGAGCCGCTCGACTGAAAGCAGCGCGTGACTGCAGTTCGGTGACAAGCAGTTCCACCGTGAAAGAGGGACGAGTCAAACAAGCCACCAAAGGCAGCAGCAGGTTTCATCGAGCCTCCAGAAGACCCGCTGTAGGCTGTGTATACTTGGCTTCAAGGCGAAGCCAATATTTCCGAGTATACATCGAGCTGTGTACAAGAGTGTGTGCGTACACAGGTGGGTGGATAGGAACACACTGGAGTATGCAGCTATGTTTAACCAACGACGCCGGGACACCCGAGGCTCGAAAACGAGCAGTGAGAGCATCCAGCGGTCGATTTTCTGTTCGTGTCAAGAGCTACACCAGGAAGCGATGGTTTGTGAATGCCAAAGATTGTCAGTCATTGTTGATATCGCCCTTGTGA
- a CDS encoding hypothetical protein (encoded by transcript TGME49_213600): protein MLRMAGCRAWRNPEGFALLSCSKSTFSVSHVGASLVCRREEWGNPSISAHVLSQLDVAPRASCLRRLLAVSELVKPPWSSPAASATLPLLVLPSRWLSCSILPPPLPPSPCCLLLSRRPRLCPLSASFSSASDESSSRRLPRAVSRSRSLFADTLAACDTSDQVLQLLRASASPPAPNASPGRSCSPAVCPSTVMLLPEDCLAFLNALLRVQHVKRSGPDFIFFCDALENALSRLNATAEREQTEDREARERQHLERCLYASLQGCETKRPSREATSEARSKTSSLAFKDERRRGKTGAERGKFVRAVLLKLADLKAPLAFQRMTPYLEPHLPCLSAFDVAECLWAFATLQPPDWREKNGHLVRRLVERLLEPRGEAAARVGDENGGDLELRRKAKRPTASWSTTDAGGVSDARNASSGPSDRTPDLALYADSPQAGLALLHRGTQSLIQSGKQTKRGETEPSSSTGRDGGLLSADLLRQVPLEAPAEKKKGEQLLWVQADTRNGILGKGRQGVQSEAKSDDGVEGPLLLDSLSNLMVYRVTFGLAKLDFRCRLSQQVFQALAPKIRSALTSEESEAFPPRYLVRLAWSYARLRVRDVPLFAAFSRQLSEAVDELEYEELKVVKHVFEALEFWDRRLLGAVDELLRQLHELGPDESLHRPRTKPWKNRPRRVTLADPVVPSRKRP from the exons ATGCTCAGAATGGCTGGCTGTCGCGCGTGGCGAAACCCGGAGGGTTTTGCGCTCTTGTCTTGTTCAAAAAGCACGTTCTCGGTCTCGCATGTGGGGGCCTCTCTGGTCTGTCGGAGAGAGGAGTGGGGAAATCCTTCAATCTCTGCTCATGTTTTGTCTCAACTGGATGTCGCTCCTCGCGCGtcctgtctgcgtcgtctcctcgctgtctccgaacTCGTGAAGCCGCCTTGGTCTTCACCGGCGGCTTCTGccactcttcctctgctAGTCCTACCTTCTCGGTGGCTCTCCTGTTCtattcttcctcctcctctccctccttcacCGTGTTGtttgcttctgtctcgccgccctcgtctctgtccgctctcagcttctttctcttctgcgtctgaCGAGAGCTCCTCGCGGCGCCTGCCACgagctgtctctcgctcccgGTCTCTGTTTGCGGACACCCTTGCAGCATGCGACACTTCTGACCAagttctgcagcttctccgtgcatccgcgtctcctcctgcgcCGAATGCGTCTCCAGGACGCTCGTGTTCGCCGGCGGTTTGTCCCTCTACGGTGATGCTTCTGCCTGAGGACTGTCTAGCCTTTCTGAATGCTCTCCTCCGCGTCCAACATGTGAAACGAAGTGGCCCGGACTTCATCTTTTTCTGTGACGCGCTGGAGAACGCCCTTTCGCGGCTGAACGCCACGGCGGAGCGCGAGCAAACGGAGGACCGCGAggccagagagaggcagcatCTCGAGCGGTGTCTCTACGCCTCTCTGCAAGGGtgcgaaacgaagagaccTAGTCGCGAAGCAACCTCGGAGGCGCGAAGCAAGACATCCTCTCTCGCATTTAAAGATGAACGTCGAAGGGGGAAAACGGGAGCAGAACGAGGCAAATTCGTTCGGGCGGTCCTGCTAAAACTCGCCGACCTCAAGGCCCCACTCGCCTTCCAACGCATG ACCCCGTACTTGGAGCCACATCTTCCGTGTCTGTCGGCCTTCGACGTCGCGGAGTGCCTTTGGGCGTTTGCCACCCTGCAGCCTCCGGACTGGCGAGAAAAGAATGGCCATCTTGTCCGGCGGCTTGTCGAGCGTCTGCTGGAACCTCGTGGCGAAGCGGCAGCGAGGGTGGGAGATGAAAATGGCGGCGACTTAGAGttgagaagaaaggcgaaacggCCCACGGCGAGCTGGTCCACAACTGACGCTGGTGGAGTCTCCGACGCTCGAAACGCGTCTTCTGGCCCTTCTGATCGCACTCCTGATTTGGCGCTTTATGCCGACTCCCCACAGGCCGGGCTTGCCTTGCTGCACCGAGGGACACAAAGCCTGATACAATCAGGCAAACAGACAaagcgaggggagacagagccCTCGAGTTCTACAGGCCGCGACGGGGGGCTGCTGTCCGCGGACCTGCTGCGGCAAGTGCCGTTGGAGGCGccagccgagaagaagaagggagaacagCTGCTGTGGGTCCAGGCGGACACGCGAAACGGCATCTTGGGTAAAGGAAGACAGGGGGTACAGAGCGAAGCCAAAAGCGACGACGGAGTCGAGGGCCCTTTGCTTCTCGACAGCCTGTCCAATCTAATGGTGTACCGAGTCACTTTTGGCCTTGCGAAACTTGACTTCCGCTGCCGGCTGTCGCAGCAGGTCTTCCAAGCTCTCGCCCCGAAAA TTCGTAGCGCGCTCACGTCAGAAGAGTCTGAAGCTTTTCCGCCAAGGTATCTTGTCCGTCTAGCTTGGTCCTACGCTCGTCTCCGAGTGCGAGACGTGCCTCTCTTCGCCGCATTTTCTCGTCAACTTTCG GAAGCGGTTGACGAACTGGAATATGAAGAGTTGAAGGTGGTGAAGCATGTCTTCGAGGCTCTTGAATTCTG GGATAGACGCCTTCTTGGCGCTGTCGACGAACTTCTGCGGCAGCTTCACGAACTAGGAC CGGACGAAAGTCTCCACCGGCCACGCACCAAGCCGTGGAAGAACAGACCTCGCCGG GTGACCCTTGCGGATCCAGTCGTGCCCAGCAGAAAACGCCCCTGA
- a CDS encoding hypothetical protein (encoded by transcript TGME49_213610~Predicted trans-membrane domain (TMHMM2.0):928-951), whose protein sequence is MMWSRGAAHGQTNRRQGETEVGGSEENALVTETDDAIKTSTGTGEGQAGEAASGQPNSVSLSSVSSYSFSVVDGTKGDEHMRDDAESKKEEEAEDVSNEACAQSEDSMSSFDVLSSNVEDDSEEEDDDGDTESPGDLSDCRTASSSFGCTGADARTRPRPNSQARQSNRGVSSSPLSRHTLHEDLSGGATDGDDSGEGTRVEAEGDLQRNRDRCRSVDDGQEGFEDCVWEGGARGESPQNTGAEEGSDTERARSNEQRLSCKERLQHTARDHELGKNLEMCVRRLEHRKMSGEAKEGHGANAVEIAANGNTIEEEDGRDDEGDVWMELGNRTGFSDMGESKSIFTEDEKKGLSRNPMLSDVPASQHDAPVEKKVQRLQRVIDELREETEGKLTCLREKSEKLEALLYALVPSVSRVYPPYVVSSFESSTTFPFRLSPAALIDPSATRVDPEPHHETNCVQCRSFDEMKMPSFASSASPIEMRTRSLASNESTGNERRETSVLPGPGTIDQHDDAAKVERGKPSDAGQFSFKSAPSECGESSYSWRDALKVPSSPSSFFQKDHRQTLNTNEADAADRTTKKGGLSDVEICGSHVSSEALEGRACSPRCETDPQRGKALRDLGGVRDGGRAATSGNVFSFAGSHVEGNMTSLIEADQEIREARQPVASVLAFFNGPRGHSDVYTHECGSGGRHTDAPWVTKLRKVGARLVLEATSEKRESQAMLQEDGDVTETEESESEEEMPDGVEMDPAAPRGERVIFSAANAESVEEDEGYAFLEDAEGEEWTRARYKGLCATMHAEWEPQQRDQADAVDEKTPDAREAQFPLTEKRFVYRYQERNAKGDEKQFELTEDGKEGNAFDDNCSCSPAASVSSSSPPSPRAVSWLADFLPFLNPLSYPVRFLARVLGLNVDGSFDRWRLEIQRGSVRGTVVLGVIDATVCVGLVMGLVYFSFFVSRMVFKTVYVHVHAIEEEKVPHYFEGLTYKFWGKKPIYFSDVPGERESGWITQRVNWYRPHGY, encoded by the exons ATGATGTGGTCGCGTGGCGCCGCACATGGGCAGACGAACAGGAGACAAGGGGAAACGGAAGtgggaggaagcgaggaaaacgctctggtgacagagacagacgacgcaATCAAAACATCCACAGGAACTGGAGAGGGGCAGGCAGGGGAAGCGGCAAGCGGGCAGCCAAACAGTGTGTCACTTTCCTCAGTTTCTTCGTATTCCTTTTCCGTCGTTGATGGAACCAAAGGAGATGAACACATGAGAGACGATGCAGAAAgcaaaaaagaggaggaagctgAAGACGTTTCCAATGAGGCGTGCGCTCAAAGCGAGGACTCTATGAGCAGCTTTGACGTTCTTAGCTCGAATGTCGAAGatgacagcgaagaagaagatgacgaTG GTGACACAGAGTCGCCAGGAGATCTGTCTGACTGTCGCACGGCTTCGTCAAGTTTCGGATGCACAGGGGCCGATGCACGGACACGACCTC GGCCGAATTCCCAGGCTCGCCAATCAAATcgcggtgtctcttcctcacctTTGTCGAGGCACACGCTACACGAGGACCTGTCCGGAGGAGCGACCGACGGTGATGATTCGGGAGAAGGAACTCGGGtggaggcagaaggcgactTGCAGCGAAATCGAGACCGGTGTAGAAGCGTGGACGATGGACAAGAGGGGTTCGAGGACTGCGTCTGGGAGGGGGGAGCTAGAGGCGAATCACCACAGAATACGGGTGCAGAAGAGGGATCGGATACCGAACGAGCAAGATCGAATGAGCAGCGGTTGTCATGCAAAGAACGCCTACAACACACGGCGAGAGACCACGAACTGGGGAAGAACCTGGAAATGTGTGTGCGTCGTCTAGAGCACCGGAAAATgagtggagaggcgaaggagggaCATGGCGCAAACGCTGTTGAGATCGCGGCAAACGGAAACACGAtagaagaggaggacggcAGAGATGACGAAGGAGACGTCTGGATGGAACTCGGAAATCGAACGGGTTTTTCGGATATGGGCGAGTCGAAGAGTATAttcacagaagacgagaaaaagggatTATCGAGGAATCCAATGTTGTCCGATGTACCAGCCTCTCAGCACGATGCTCCAGTAGAGAAAAAGGTGCAGCGACTACAACGCGTGATTGATGAGCTGAGGGAAGAAACCGAA GGGAAACTAACCTGTTTGCGCGAGAAGAGTGAGAAGCTTGAGGCGCTTCTGTACGCCCTCGTACCTTCCGTGTCCCGAGTTTACCCGCCATATGTTGTGTCTTCCTTCGAAAGCTCGACCACCTTtccgtttcgtctgtctccggcTGCTCTCATAGACCCGTCCGCGACCCGTGTCGACCCCGAACCACATCATGAAACTAATTGCGTCCAGTGTCGGTCTTTTGACGAAATGAAAATGCCGTCTTTCGCGTCATCCGCTTCACCGATCGAAATGCGGACTCGATCACTTGCAAGCAACGAAAGCACCGGAAACGAGCGGCGCGAGACAAGTGTGCTGCCAGGCCCTGGGACGATAGATCAACATGATGACGCTGCAAAGGTGGAAAGAGGGAAACCCTCAGATGCAGGGCAGTTTTCCTTCAAAAGCGCACCTTCCGAATGTGGAGAGTCCAGTTACTCGTGGCGCGATGCACTGAAGGTACcgtcctctccgtcgtcgtTTTTCCAGAAGGACCACCGCCAGACTCTGAACACAAATGAAGCAGACGCGGCTGacagaacgacgaagaaaggcggCCTCAGCGACGTAGAGATATGTGGGTCTCATGTGTCGAGTGAAGCGCTCGAaggccgtgcatgcagtccacGCTGTGAGACTGATCCCCAGCGAGGAAAGGCGTTAAGAGATCTGGGTGGCGTCCGTGACGGAGGGCGGGCGGCAACTTCTGGAAATGTGTTCTCGTTTGCTGGCTCACATGTCGAGGGGAATATGACTAGCTTGATTGAGGCTGACCAAGAGATACGTGAGGCGAGGCAACCTGTTGCGTCGGTGCTGGCTTTCTTCAATGGACCAAGAGGCCACTCAGATGTCTATACGCATGAATGTGGGAGCGGTGGCCGTCACACCGATGCGCCATGGGTGACGAAACTGAGAAAAGTGGGGGCACGATTGGTTTTGGAGGCAACAAGtgagaagcgggagagtcAAGCGATGCTTCAAGAAGACGGGGATGTcacagagacggaggaaagcgagagtgAAGAGGAGATGCCCGATGGAGTGGAAATGGACCCGGCTGCCCCTAGAGGAGAAAGGGTCATATTTTCAGCAGCAAATGCAGAGAGCgtagaagaagacgaaggatACGCATTTCTTGAAGATGCGGAAGGGGAAGAATGGACGCGGGCGCGTTACAAAGGACTCTGTGCGACCATGCACGCAGAATGGGAGCCCCAACAGCGAGATCAGGCAGACGCAGTCGACGAGAAGACGCCAGATGCGCGTGAAGCGCAGTTCCCgctgacagagaaaaggttCGTGTATAGGTACCAGGAGCGGAACGCCAAGGGGGACGAGAAACAGTTCGAATTGACAGAAGacggaaaggaaggaaatgCGTTTGATGACAATTGCAG CTGCTCGCCCGCTGCTTCGGTTAGCTCGTCGTCGCCCCCGTCTCCGCGGGCAGTTTCCTGGTTAGCCGACTTCCTGCCCTTTTTAAATCCTCTGAGCTACCCTGTCCGATTTTTAGCCCGCGTCCTCGGTCTAAATGTGGATGGCAGTTTCGATCGGTGGCGACTAGAAATCCAGAGGGGCTCTGTGCGCGGAACGGTGGTCCTCGGCGTCATCGATGCCACTGTCTGTGTCGGGCTCGTTATGGGGCTGGTTTACTTCAGTTTCTTTGTGAGTCGCATGGTTTTCAAAACTGTGTACGTCCACGTGCATGCgatcgaagaagaaaaagttcCGCATTACTTCGAGGGGCTTACCTACAAGTTCTGGGGGAAGAAGCCGATCTATTTCTCCGATGTTCCAGGAGAACGAGAATCTGGCTGGATTACACAGCGTGTAAACTGGTACCGACCTCACGGATATTGA